In Nocardioides sp. zg-1228, a single window of DNA contains:
- the pgsA gene encoding CDP-diacylglycerol--glycerol-3-phosphate 3-phosphatidyltransferase: MTTQHQQASNFNIANVLTTLRIVMVPFFGWALLHDGGNDPLWRWVAFGLFAVAMITDKIDGDLARKHNLITDFGKIADPIADKAITGMALIGLSVVGDVWWWVTILVLLREWSVTLLRLSVLKDVVIPAAQSGKIKTVLQAVALSGLIMPLPHGDAHGGAFDFWPGPLGEVVFYLAQATLAAAVVMTMWSGYEFFRDVRRQRGSRGA, encoded by the coding sequence ATGACGACCCAGCACCAGCAGGCGTCCAACTTCAACATCGCCAACGTGCTCACGACGCTGCGCATCGTGATGGTGCCCTTCTTCGGGTGGGCGCTGCTGCACGACGGCGGCAACGACCCGCTCTGGCGCTGGGTCGCGTTCGGCCTGTTCGCCGTCGCCATGATCACCGACAAGATCGACGGCGACCTCGCGCGCAAGCACAACCTCATCACCGACTTCGGCAAGATCGCCGACCCCATCGCCGACAAGGCGATCACCGGCATGGCCCTCATCGGGCTGTCGGTCGTGGGCGACGTCTGGTGGTGGGTCACGATCCTGGTGCTGCTGCGCGAGTGGAGCGTGACGCTGCTGCGCCTGTCGGTCCTCAAGGACGTCGTCATCCCCGCCGCGCAGAGCGGCAAGATCAAGACGGTGCTGCAGGCCGTCGCCCTGTCCGGCCTGATCATGCCGCTGCCGCACGGTGACGCGCACGGCGGGGCCTTCGACTTCTGGCCCGGCCCGCTCGGCGAGGTGGTCTTCTACCTCGCCCAGGCGACGCTGGCCGCCGCGGTCGTCATGACGATGTGGTCGGGGTACGAGTTCTTCCGTGACGTGAGGCGCCAGAGGGGCTCGCGAGGCGCCTGA
- a CDS encoding ExeM/NucH family extracellular endonuclease has protein sequence MRTPALPSPRRIAVGAGLAVLAAGLTPIAAATANPAGTDLVISEVYGAGGNTGAVYNADFVELRNPTAAPISLAGKYLHYRAATGNSGGNPVALSGSVPAGGTWLVQMSGVGAVGDALPAPDQTASPVIGMAGAGGQVILATIPSVIPNTTAGNLAGAPGILDMVGTTGATSFETAATSAPASATVSLNRNQDTDNNSADFTTAGPSPTASAAGPVTGPAVATVTNKSFVVGEPITPFTVTATGGATPYTWSATGLPAGLSISSTSGEVSGTPATTGNSSVTVTATDADEDSGSTTFTISVTPAAGAVTPIAQIQGTGAATPLDGQTVTTQGVVTASYPAGGLNGFYIQTPGADTPDASDAVFVYGGTSGFASYPAVGDSVKVTGQAAEFSGATQIVATDSGVTSIASLGTVTPKTVIPGTDCALPGTSCLTGTALDQARELAEGELFQPTAPWTATDVYDGGPYYNDGSNSTAFRGELGVVANSAEPLVAPTEIIDAQATAQVAERKRYNDAHRIILDDGSSWTFSTTQNNDKPFPWFTDTHSVRVGSAITFPKPVVFTYGFNAWRVLPQSQVVGDPTGTINFSQTRPSAPEEVGGDLKLATFNVLNFFPTTGAEFVSSGLGTCTYYNDRSGAPISNNQCNPNGPRGAANEANLVRQRDKIVAAINTADADIVSLEELENSVQFGKDRDFAINKLVDALNAAAGAGTWAAVPSPAASELPPLSEQDVIRNGFIYQPANVALVGASDVLADLSTGTEAFADAREPVAQAFKKVGTADADAFAVIVNHFKSKGSGTADPNGQGNANDRRILQANALVTFANEFKTARGISRVFLAGDFNAYSEEDPIQVLEAAGYTNLDSDTEGEESYNFDGMVGSLDHVLANEAALATVEGVDVWDINAYESVYYEYARFNTNVTNLYVANPYRSSDHNPEIVGIDTAPAADGPVEIQVLGTNDFHGRLLNSTGAPFPNDAGAAVLSGAVKQLRGQRPNTVFAAAGDLIGASTFESFIQKDVPTIDALNEAGLEVSAVGNHEFDAGYADLVDRVIPLADWEYIGANVDKPGAAAEDLLEPTFVKEMDGVQVGFIGAVTEHLDELVSPAGIEGVEIEDIVTATNREADALRADGVDVIVLLVHEGAPSTACATMDDDPASDFGSIITSVNDNVDAIVSGHTHLAYNCSFPVAGWADREVTERPVVSAGQYGTRLNQLLFEVDPATGEVEAVTQTLLDLENGTGAALYPVDAPTKAIVDAAVDAADTLGAEELGKINGPFYRSKLANGTTENRGNESTLGNLVAEVQRWATPATVGGAQIAFMNPGGMRDDMVGVSGEFPRTLTYRQAANVQSFANTLVNMDMTGAQIKDVLEQQWQPTGASRPFLRLGVSEGFTYTYDATKPAGSRITAMWLDGEPVDATTSYSVTANSFLAGGGDNFGAFNQATGKQDTGKVDLAAMVEYMAEFADTDAGDQPLPVDYSQRAVNVTFPAQAPASYAPGDDVEFSVSSLSMSGPGDLTDTELEIALGDQVLGTTPVTTAVQAALPGFDETGTASVDVVLPDCASGETLTLTGDKTGTTVLVPIEVDCIETTVVATDVTIKDGSAGSIPVAVTPSSATGQVVLGLGQMTLDATLVGGKASIAIAAGALPVGVHRLPIGYTGDDRHASSKGTVTVTVTAKDAPVPPTTEPTKVDPTLKVRDAKGTVGKKVRFTVRVKAGDERATGWIKVNVKGSKKVFRFKVKDGKAMVKLPAFNRPGTKKVVVRYLGDDTVKRDKTVVKVRIRR, from the coding sequence ATGCGCACACCCGCGCTCCCCTCACCGCGTCGTATCGCGGTGGGAGCGGGTCTGGCCGTCCTGGCCGCCGGACTCACCCCGATCGCAGCAGCAACCGCCAACCCTGCCGGCACCGACCTCGTCATCAGCGAGGTCTATGGCGCCGGCGGCAACACCGGCGCCGTCTACAACGCAGACTTCGTCGAGCTGCGAAACCCGACGGCCGCCCCGATCAGCTTGGCGGGCAAGTACCTGCACTACCGCGCTGCCACCGGCAACTCCGGGGGCAACCCGGTCGCCCTGAGTGGCAGCGTCCCCGCGGGTGGCACGTGGCTCGTCCAGATGTCTGGGGTGGGTGCGGTGGGAGATGCGCTACCGGCCCCTGACCAGACCGCCAGCCCGGTCATCGGCATGGCTGGCGCGGGTGGTCAGGTCATCCTCGCGACCATCCCCTCGGTCATCCCCAACACGACTGCCGGCAACCTCGCGGGCGCCCCGGGCATCCTCGACATGGTCGGTACGACGGGTGCGACGAGCTTCGAGACGGCCGCCACCAGCGCACCTGCGTCGGCCACCGTGTCGCTCAACCGGAACCAGGACACCGACAACAACAGCGCGGACTTCACCACCGCCGGACCGTCGCCGACCGCGTCCGCGGCCGGCCCGGTCACCGGCCCGGCTGTCGCCACCGTGACCAACAAGTCCTTCGTGGTCGGCGAGCCGATCACGCCGTTCACCGTCACCGCGACGGGCGGCGCGACGCCGTACACGTGGTCCGCGACGGGCCTGCCCGCCGGGCTCTCGATCAGCTCCACGTCGGGCGAGGTCTCCGGCACGCCGGCGACGACCGGCAACTCCTCGGTGACTGTCACGGCGACCGACGCCGATGAGGACTCCGGCTCCACGACGTTCACCATCTCCGTGACGCCCGCAGCCGGCGCGGTCACCCCGATCGCCCAGATCCAGGGCACCGGGGCGGCGACCCCGCTCGACGGCCAGACCGTCACCACCCAGGGCGTCGTCACGGCGTCGTACCCGGCGGGCGGCCTCAACGGCTTCTACATCCAGACCCCGGGTGCCGACACCCCTGACGCGTCCGACGCCGTGTTCGTCTATGGCGGCACGTCCGGCTTCGCGAGCTACCCGGCCGTGGGCGACTCGGTCAAGGTGACCGGCCAGGCCGCCGAGTTCTCCGGGGCCACCCAGATCGTCGCCACCGACTCGGGCGTGACCTCGATCGCCTCGCTCGGCACGGTGACGCCGAAGACCGTGATCCCCGGCACCGACTGCGCGCTGCCGGGCACGAGCTGCCTCACCGGCACCGCGCTCGACCAGGCCCGCGAGCTCGCCGAGGGTGAGCTCTTCCAGCCGACCGCCCCGTGGACCGCGACCGACGTCTACGACGGTGGCCCCTACTACAACGACGGCTCGAACTCCACCGCCTTCCGCGGCGAGCTCGGCGTCGTGGCCAACAGCGCCGAGCCGCTCGTCGCCCCGACCGAGATCATCGACGCGCAGGCCACCGCTCAGGTCGCCGAGCGCAAGCGCTACAACGACGCGCACCGGATCATCCTCGACGACGGCTCGTCGTGGACCTTCTCCACGACGCAGAACAACGACAAGCCCTTCCCGTGGTTCACCGACACCCACAGCGTCCGCGTGGGATCGGCGATCACGTTCCCCAAGCCCGTCGTGTTCACCTACGGCTTCAACGCCTGGCGCGTCCTGCCCCAGTCGCAGGTCGTCGGCGACCCGACCGGAACGATCAACTTCAGCCAGACGCGTCCCTCGGCTCCCGAGGAGGTGGGCGGCGACCTGAAGCTCGCCACGTTCAACGTGCTCAACTTCTTCCCGACCACGGGCGCGGAGTTCGTGAGCTCGGGCCTGGGCACGTGCACCTACTACAACGACCGCAGCGGCGCTCCCATCAGCAACAACCAGTGCAACCCCAACGGACCTCGCGGGGCGGCCAACGAGGCGAACCTCGTCAGGCAGCGGGACAAGATCGTCGCGGCGATCAACACCGCCGACGCCGACATCGTCTCGCTCGAGGAGCTCGAGAACTCGGTCCAGTTCGGCAAGGACCGTGACTTCGCGATCAACAAGCTCGTCGACGCCCTCAACGCGGCCGCCGGCGCGGGCACCTGGGCCGCGGTGCCGTCGCCCGCGGCGAGCGAGCTGCCCCCGCTCAGCGAGCAGGACGTGATCCGCAACGGATTCATCTACCAGCCGGCCAACGTCGCGCTGGTCGGGGCGTCCGACGTCCTGGCCGACCTCTCCACGGGCACCGAGGCCTTCGCCGACGCCCGTGAGCCGGTCGCCCAGGCGTTCAAGAAGGTCGGAACGGCTGACGCCGACGCCTTCGCCGTCATCGTCAACCACTTCAAGTCCAAGGGCTCCGGCACGGCAGATCCCAACGGTCAGGGCAACGCCAACGACCGTCGGATCCTGCAGGCCAACGCGCTCGTGACGTTCGCCAACGAGTTCAAGACCGCTCGGGGCATCTCGCGCGTCTTCCTGGCGGGCGACTTCAACGCCTACTCCGAGGAGGACCCGATCCAGGTCCTCGAGGCGGCCGGCTACACCAACCTCGACTCCGACACTGAGGGCGAGGAGAGCTACAACTTCGACGGCATGGTCGGCTCGCTCGACCACGTGCTCGCCAACGAGGCGGCGCTCGCGACCGTCGAGGGCGTCGACGTGTGGGACATCAACGCCTACGAGTCGGTCTACTACGAGTACGCGCGCTTCAACACCAACGTCACCAACCTCTACGTGGCCAACCCGTACCGCTCCTCCGACCACAACCCGGAGATCGTGGGCATCGACACGGCGCCCGCCGCGGACGGGCCGGTGGAGATCCAGGTGCTCGGCACCAACGACTTCCACGGTCGCCTGCTCAACAGCACCGGCGCCCCGTTCCCCAACGACGCCGGCGCAGCGGTGCTGTCCGGTGCCGTGAAGCAGCTGCGGGGGCAGCGGCCCAACACGGTGTTCGCCGCGGCCGGTGACCTCATCGGCGCCTCGACGTTCGAGTCCTTCATCCAGAAGGACGTCCCGACGATCGACGCGCTCAACGAGGCGGGCCTCGAGGTCTCCGCGGTCGGCAACCACGAGTTCGACGCCGGCTACGCCGACCTCGTCGACCGGGTGATCCCGCTCGCCGACTGGGAGTACATCGGCGCCAACGTCGACAAGCCCGGCGCTGCCGCCGAGGACCTGCTCGAGCCGACGTTCGTCAAGGAGATGGACGGCGTCCAGGTCGGCTTCATCGGCGCGGTCACCGAGCACCTCGACGAGCTGGTCTCCCCGGCCGGCATCGAGGGCGTCGAGATCGAGGACATCGTCACCGCCACCAACCGCGAGGCCGACGCCCTGCGGGCCGACGGCGTCGACGTGATCGTCCTGCTGGTCCACGAGGGTGCTCCGAGCACCGCGTGCGCCACCATGGACGACGACCCGGCCTCGGACTTCGGCTCGATCATCACCAGCGTCAACGACAACGTCGACGCCATCGTCTCGGGCCACACCCACCTCGCCTACAACTGCTCCTTCCCGGTTGCGGGCTGGGCGGACCGCGAGGTGACCGAGCGGCCGGTGGTCTCCGCCGGTCAGTACGGCACGCGCCTCAACCAGCTGCTGTTCGAGGTCGACCCCGCCACCGGCGAGGTGGAGGCCGTGACGCAGACCCTGCTCGACCTGGAGAACGGCACGGGTGCGGCTCTCTACCCCGTCGATGCCCCGACCAAGGCGATCGTCGACGCGGCCGTCGACGCGGCCGACACCCTCGGCGCGGAGGAGCTGGGCAAGATCAACGGCCCGTTCTACCGGTCCAAGCTGGCCAACGGCACGACCGAGAACCGCGGCAACGAGTCCACCCTGGGCAACCTGGTGGCCGAGGTGCAGCGCTGGGCGACGCCCGCCACAGTGGGAGGCGCACAGATCGCGTTCATGAACCCTGGCGGCATGCGTGACGACATGGTCGGCGTGTCGGGCGAATTCCCGCGCACGCTGACCTATCGCCAGGCGGCCAACGTCCAGTCGTTCGCCAACACCCTGGTGAACATGGACATGACCGGTGCCCAGATCAAGGACGTCCTCGAGCAGCAGTGGCAGCCGACCGGCGCGAGCCGGCCGTTCCTGCGACTCGGCGTCTCCGAGGGCTTCACCTACACCTACGACGCCACGAAGCCCGCGGGATCCCGCATCACGGCCATGTGGCTCGACGGTGAGCCGGTCGATGCGACCACGTCGTACTCGGTGACGGCCAACTCGTTCCTGGCAGGAGGCGGCGACAACTTCGGCGCGTTCAACCAGGCGACGGGCAAGCAGGACACCGGCAAGGTGGACCTGGCCGCGATGGTCGAGTACATGGCCGAGTTCGCCGACACCGACGCGGGCGACCAGCCCTTGCCGGTGGACTACTCGCAGCGCGCTGTCAACGTCACGTTCCCGGCGCAGGCGCCGGCGTCGTACGCTCCGGGCGACGACGTCGAGTTCAGCGTGTCCTCGCTCTCGATGAGCGGTCCGGGCGACCTGACCGACACCGAGCTCGAGATCGCGCTCGGCGACCAGGTCCTCGGCACGACGCCGGTGACCACGGCCGTCCAGGCGGCGCTGCCGGGCTTCGACGAGACCGGCACTGCCTCGGTCGACGTCGTGCTGCCCGACTGCGCGAGTGGCGAGACGTTGACGTTGACCGGTGACAAGACCGGCACGACTGTGCTCGTTCCGATCGAGGTCGACTGCATCGAGACGACCGTGGTGGCCACCGACGTGACCATCAAGGACGGCTCCGCGGGATCGATCCCTGTCGCGGTCACGCCCAGCAGCGCCACCGGCCAGGTCGTCCTCGGCCTCGGGCAGATGACGCTGGACGCCACGCTGGTCGGTGGGAAGGCCTCGATCGCGATCGCCGCCGGCGCCCTGCCGGTCGGCGTGCACCGGCTGCCGATCGGCTACACCGGCGACGACCGTCACGCGTCCTCGAAGGGCACCGTGACCGTCACGGTGACCGCCAAGGACGCACCGGTCCCGCCGACCACGGAGCCGACGAAGGTGGACCCGACCCTCAAGGTGCGCGACGCCAAGGGCACGGTCGGCAAGAAGGTGCGGTTCACCGTGCGGGTCAAGGCCGGCGACGAGAGGGCCACCGGCTGGATCAAGGTCAACGTCAAGGGCTCGAAGAAGGTGTTCCGGTTCAAGGTCAAGGACGGCAAGGCCATGGTCAAGCTCCCCGCCTTCAACCGTCCCGGCACCAAGAAGGTGGTCGTGCGTTACCTCGGTGACGACACGGTCAAGCGCGACAAGACGGTGGTCAAGGTGAGGATCAGGCGCTGA
- a CDS encoding helix-turn-helix domain-containing protein, which produces MGATSMQAAVHEDDNHAATGEPGGLAVAPDAVEVRRSAAVAAGVGLTASAVAIAYLARATQSGSALDWAFVVAMGLLGAYWLAGLVDARTPLLVADTQGIRIRLGRTWRGLPWSAVHHVEHTPRRGLLRDGRLVVVPHNPELVEAELTRAGRRHTSLSRLLHGAPFAVPLGLSTHVTGTAGDLAEALGRVARDSSQIVVLEPEAPEHAELPGSADAAEHAEHEVVEGEVVEPAEAVEPAEVVQPVEPAEHVASPVVASPTPVALRETGAARRSEVRRDIVTAEDDELEGRELRRPGRVSLVEETQSWGDRVRAIARPGEPVEPLVLDDFEVEPAEDPVIGPELAAARTRLGLTVDQLAERTRIRPHVIEAVEVDDFEPCGGDFYARGHLRTLARVLGIDVAPLLASYDERYAHAPINPRRVFEAELATGAHGSIRGTRGGPNWSVLVAVVMALVLAWSIARLVMDTPPELRSTTPVLNGSGGPQGAGNAPVAEPVAVVITAASGGARVVVRDGAGEQVFKGNLAVGGSRELKASPPVRVDSTDGAVTVSLAGGDPRPVGEPGVAGQGTFVVD; this is translated from the coding sequence GTGGAGGTACGCCGCAGCGCGGCCGTCGCCGCGGGCGTCGGACTGACCGCGTCCGCGGTCGCCATCGCCTACCTGGCGCGCGCCACGCAGAGCGGCTCGGCGCTCGACTGGGCGTTCGTGGTCGCGATGGGCCTGCTGGGCGCCTACTGGCTCGCCGGCCTCGTCGACGCCCGCACGCCGCTCCTCGTCGCCGACACCCAGGGCATCCGGATCCGCCTGGGCCGCACCTGGCGGGGCCTGCCCTGGTCGGCGGTGCACCACGTCGAGCACACGCCGCGCCGCGGCCTGCTCCGCGACGGCCGGCTCGTCGTCGTGCCCCACAACCCCGAGCTGGTCGAGGCCGAGCTGACCCGCGCCGGCCGGCGCCACACCAGCCTGTCGCGGCTGCTCCACGGGGCGCCGTTCGCCGTGCCGCTCGGGCTCTCCACCCACGTCACGGGCACCGCGGGTGACCTCGCCGAGGCGCTCGGCCGGGTCGCCCGCGACAGCAGCCAGATCGTCGTCCTCGAGCCCGAGGCGCCCGAGCACGCGGAGCTCCCCGGGTCGGCGGACGCCGCCGAGCACGCCGAGCACGAGGTCGTGGAGGGCGAGGTGGTCGAGCCCGCCGAGGCCGTCGAGCCCGCCGAGGTCGTCCAGCCGGTCGAGCCTGCCGAGCACGTCGCGTCGCCGGTCGTGGCGAGCCCCACCCCGGTGGCGTTGCGCGAGACCGGTGCCGCCCGGCGCTCGGAGGTGCGGCGCGACATCGTCACGGCCGAGGACGACGAGCTCGAGGGACGCGAGCTGCGCCGGCCGGGACGGGTGAGCCTGGTGGAGGAGACCCAGTCGTGGGGCGACCGCGTCCGGGCCATCGCGCGGCCCGGTGAGCCGGTCGAGCCGTTGGTGCTCGACGACTTCGAGGTGGAGCCCGCCGAGGACCCGGTCATCGGCCCGGAGCTGGCGGCGGCGCGCACCCGGCTGGGGCTCACGGTCGACCAGCTGGCCGAGCGCACCCGGATCCGCCCCCACGTCATCGAGGCGGTCGAGGTCGACGACTTCGAGCCGTGCGGCGGCGACTTCTACGCCCGCGGCCACCTGCGCACCCTCGCCCGCGTGCTGGGCATCGACGTCGCGCCCCTGCTGGCGTCCTACGACGAGCGCTATGCCCACGCGCCCATCAACCCGCGCCGGGTGTTCGAGGCCGAGCTGGCCACGGGCGCGCACGGCTCGATCCGCGGCACCCGCGGCGGACCCAACTGGTCGGTGCTCGTCGCCGTGGTGATGGCCCTCGTGCTGGCCTGGTCGATCGCGCGCCTGGTCATGGACACCCCGCCGGAGCTGCGCAGCACGACACCGGTGCTCAACGGCTCGGGCGGCCCGCAGGGCGCGGGCAACGCGCCCGTGGCCGAGCCGGTCGCTGTCGTCATCACCGCCGCGTCGGGTGGTGCGCGCGTCGTGGTGCGCGACGGCGCGGGGGAGCAGGTCTTCAAGGGCAACCTCGCCGTCGGCGGGAGCCGCGAGCTCAAGGCCTCCCCGCCGGTGCGGGTCGACTCGACCGACGGCGCCGTGACCGTGTCGCTCGCCGGCGGCGACCCCCGCCCGGTGGGCGAGCCGGGTGTCGCCGGCCAGGGGACGTTCGTCGTCGACTGA
- the rimO gene encoding 30S ribosomal protein S12 methylthiotransferase RimO — MQVAVVTLGCARNEVDSEELAGRLEAGGFVLVDDAEEADTVVVNTCGFVEAAKKDSVDTLLEAADLKASAGHGGRAQAVVAVGCLAERYGKDLAESLPEADAVLGFDDYPDIAARLRAIVAGETHHPHTPSDRRRLLPISPVERDAAAVSVPGHDVVGEVGEIGAGAPATGPRAVRRRLDAGPMAPLKLASGCDRRCSFCAIPSFRGSFLSRRPSDVLQEGQWLATQGVKELFLVSENSTSYGKDLGDLRLLETLLPELSAIDGIERVRVSYLQPAETRPGLIEAIASTPGVVPYFDLSFQHASAAVLRRMRRFGDPESFLGLLERIRSLAPEAGVRSNVIVGFPGETEDDLQALCDFLEAARMDVTGVFGYSDEDGTEAAGFADDLKLDEDEIRARTEHVTALVEELNSQRAEERVGERVVVLVESVEDGVIEGRAAHQGPEVDGTTLLTGAGNARVGDLVSATVTGTDGVDLVARVDGAAA; from the coding sequence CTGCAGGTCGCCGTCGTCACGCTGGGCTGCGCCCGCAACGAGGTCGACTCCGAGGAGCTCGCCGGACGGCTCGAGGCGGGCGGCTTCGTGCTCGTCGACGACGCCGAGGAGGCCGACACCGTCGTGGTCAACACGTGCGGCTTCGTCGAGGCGGCCAAGAAGGACTCGGTCGACACGCTGCTCGAGGCCGCTGACCTCAAGGCGTCGGCCGGGCACGGCGGCCGGGCGCAGGCCGTGGTGGCCGTCGGCTGCCTGGCCGAGAGGTACGGCAAGGACCTCGCCGAGTCGCTGCCCGAGGCCGACGCGGTGCTCGGCTTCGACGACTACCCCGACATCGCCGCGCGGCTGCGCGCGATCGTGGCGGGGGAGACCCACCACCCGCACACCCCCTCCGACCGGCGCCGGCTCCTGCCCATCTCGCCGGTCGAGCGCGACGCCGCAGCGGTGTCGGTGCCCGGCCACGACGTGGTCGGGGAGGTGGGTGAGATCGGTGCCGGTGCGCCCGCCACCGGCCCGCGCGCCGTACGCCGTCGCCTCGACGCCGGCCCGATGGCGCCGCTCAAGCTGGCCAGCGGCTGCGACCGGCGCTGCTCGTTCTGCGCGATCCCCAGCTTCCGCGGGTCCTTCCTGAGCCGTCGTCCCAGCGACGTCCTGCAGGAGGGCCAGTGGCTGGCCACCCAGGGCGTCAAGGAGCTGTTCCTCGTCAGCGAGAACTCCACGTCCTACGGCAAGGACCTCGGTGACCTCCGGCTGCTGGAGACCCTGCTGCCCGAGCTGAGCGCCATCGACGGCATCGAGCGCGTCCGGGTGTCCTACCTGCAGCCCGCGGAGACCCGGCCGGGCCTCATCGAGGCGATCGCCTCCACCCCCGGAGTGGTGCCCTACTTCGACCTGTCGTTCCAGCACGCCAGCGCCGCGGTGCTGCGACGGATGCGCCGCTTCGGCGACCCCGAGAGCTTCCTCGGCCTGCTCGAGCGGATCCGCTCGCTGGCCCCGGAGGCGGGCGTTCGGTCCAACGTCATCGTGGGCTTCCCGGGGGAGACCGAGGACGACCTGCAGGCCCTGTGCGACTTCCTCGAGGCCGCGCGCATGGACGTCACCGGCGTCTTCGGCTACTCCGACGAGGACGGCACCGAGGCGGCCGGGTTCGCCGACGACCTCAAGCTCGACGAGGACGAGATCCGGGCCCGCACCGAGCACGTCACCGCGCTCGTGGAGGAGCTCAACTCCCAGCGGGCCGAGGAGCGCGTCGGCGAGCGGGTCGTGGTCCTCGTCGAGTCCGTCGAGGACGGCGTGATCGAGGGACGCGCCGCGCACCAGGGCCCCGAGGTGGACGGCACGACCCTGCTGACCGGCGCCGGCAACGCCCGGGTCGGCGACCTGGTGAGCGCCACCGTCACCGGCACCGACGGCGTCGACCTCGTCGCACGGGTGGACGGGGCAGCCGCATGA